Proteins co-encoded in one Ponticoccus alexandrii genomic window:
- a CDS encoding DUF4198 domain-containing protein, translated as MRHSGVAFVLAALLAPGPLAAHEFWIEPQAFAVAPGAPLVADLRVGEKLEGARYGYVPPNFTRFDILLGGAAHPVEGRPGDRPALSMPVEGTGLAVVVHVTRDYKLTYNSWDKFEAFLEHKDLSWVLARHEARGLPRDRVRERYSRHAKSLIAVGDGQGADREAGLLTEIVAQANPYTDDLSGGLPVRVLYRGAPRADTQVAVFARDPGGAVSVATYRTDAGGRAVIDVVPGHFYLVDSVVMRELEVSGPNDPAWESLWASLTFRVPE; from the coding sequence TTGAGACATTCGGGAGTGGCATTCGTGCTGGCGGCCCTGCTGGCGCCGGGGCCTTTGGCGGCGCATGAGTTCTGGATCGAACCGCAGGCCTTCGCAGTCGCGCCCGGGGCGCCGCTGGTGGCCGATCTGCGGGTCGGCGAGAAGCTGGAGGGCGCGCGCTACGGCTATGTGCCGCCGAATTTCACGCGCTTTGACATCTTGCTGGGGGGGGCCGCGCATCCGGTCGAGGGCCGCCCCGGCGACAGGCCGGCCCTGTCCATGCCGGTCGAGGGCACCGGGCTGGCCGTGGTGGTGCATGTCACCCGCGACTACAAGCTGACCTATAACAGCTGGGACAAGTTCGAGGCCTTCCTGGAACACAAGGATCTCTCCTGGGTGCTGGCGCGCCACGAGGCACGCGGCCTGCCGCGCGATCGGGTGCGCGAGCGTTATTCGCGCCACGCCAAGAGCCTGATCGCGGTGGGCGACGGGCAGGGCGCCGACCGCGAAGCGGGGCTGCTGACAGAGATCGTGGCGCAGGCCAATCCCTACACCGACGATCTGTCCGGGGGGCTGCCGGTCCGTGTGCTGTACCGGGGCGCGCCGCGGGCGGACACGCAGGTTGCGGTCTTTGCCCGCGATCCCGGGGGCGCGGTTTCCGTCGCGACCTACCGGACCGACGCGGGGGGCCGCGCGGTGATCGACGTGGTGCCGGGGCATTTCTACCTCGTCGACAGCGTCGTGATGCGCGAGCTGGAGGTGTCGGGCCCGAACGATCCGGCCTGGGAAAGCCTTTGGGCCTCGCTGACCTTCCGGGTGCCGGAATGA
- a CDS encoding FAD-binding oxidoreductase, whose translation MSVIQALRGTLGEDRVLTGDDMAAWSTDWTGRYRWTPLCVVRPGSTEEVCAVMRIAHAAAVPVVPVSGHTGLAGGTHGDGAVMLSLERLNAIEEIRPEARVAVVGAGVVLSALHEAAEAQGLSFPMTFGARGSARIGGLLATNAGGSNVLRYGNTRDLVLGLEAVTAEGRVLDLMTALHKNNAGYDLRHLLIGSEGTLAVITRAVLKLVRQPRAHATAMVAARSVSEALVLLNRLQDVSGGAVEAFEYMPAAYMDTYLALHPEARAPFDSPQAVNILLELGVTAPRDSTPGEDGLVPVTGSLQETLAELMEQGLVLDAVVARSETQRAEMWARREAAAEVSLSRLGALVNDVAVPLDAVEAFLTEAGARCRALDPDVQEMVVAHLGDGNVHYALWPSGAAEGGALVEAVEEVVRALGGTFSAEHGIGLHKKASMARHRDPVALEAMRAVKTALDPKGILNPGKVLP comes from the coding sequence ATGAGCGTGATCCAGGCCCTGCGCGGGACGCTTGGCGAGGACCGGGTGCTGACCGGAGACGACATGGCGGCCTGGTCCACGGACTGGACCGGGCGCTACCGCTGGACGCCTTTGTGCGTTGTGCGGCCCGGGTCGACCGAAGAGGTCTGTGCCGTGATGCGCATCGCCCATGCGGCGGCGGTTCCCGTTGTGCCGGTCTCGGGCCATACCGGGCTGGCGGGCGGCACCCATGGCGACGGCGCGGTGATGCTGTCGCTGGAGCGGCTGAACGCCATCGAAGAGATCCGCCCCGAGGCACGCGTCGCGGTGGTTGGCGCGGGCGTGGTCCTGTCCGCGCTGCACGAGGCCGCAGAGGCGCAGGGCCTGAGTTTCCCGATGACCTTCGGCGCCCGCGGTTCGGCCCGGATAGGCGGCCTTCTGGCGACCAATGCGGGCGGTTCCAACGTGCTGCGCTACGGCAATACGCGCGATCTGGTGCTGGGGCTCGAAGCGGTGACGGCCGAGGGGCGCGTGCTGGACCTGATGACGGCGCTGCACAAGAACAACGCGGGCTACGACCTGCGCCACCTGCTGATCGGATCGGAAGGCACGCTGGCGGTGATCACCCGGGCGGTGCTGAAGCTGGTGCGCCAGCCCCGTGCCCATGCCACCGCGATGGTGGCCGCGCGCTCGGTAAGCGAGGCGCTGGTGCTGCTCAACCGCCTGCAGGACGTGTCGGGCGGGGCGGTGGAGGCCTTCGAATACATGCCCGCCGCCTATATGGACACCTATCTTGCCCTGCACCCGGAGGCGCGCGCGCCCTTCGACAGCCCGCAGGCGGTGAACATCCTGCTGGAGCTTGGCGTGACCGCGCCGCGCGACAGCACCCCGGGCGAGGACGGGCTTGTCCCGGTGACAGGCTCCTTGCAGGAAACGCTGGCCGAGCTGATGGAACAGGGGCTGGTGCTGGATGCGGTGGTCGCGCGTTCCGAGACGCAACGGGCCGAGATGTGGGCGCGCCGCGAGGCGGCGGCCGAGGTCTCGCTGTCGCGGCTCGGCGCGCTGGTCAACGACGTGGCCGTGCCGCTGGACGCGGTCGAGGCCTTCCTGACAGAGGCGGGCGCCCGCTGCCGCGCGCTCGACCCGGATGTGCAGGAGATGGTGGTCGCGCATCTGGGCGACGGGAATGTCCATTACGCGCTCTGGCCCTCTGGCGCGGCGGAGGGTGGGGCGCTGGTCGAGGCGGTCGAAGAGGTGGTGCGTGCCCTGGGTGGCACCTTCTCCGCCGAACATGGCATCGGGCTGCACAAGAAAGCCTCGATGGCCCGGCACCGCGATCCGGTGGCGCTGGAGGCGATGCGCGCGGTGAAGACGGCGCTCGATCCGAAAGGCATTCTCAACCCGGGCAAGGTCCTGCCCTGA
- the nudC gene encoding NAD(+) diphosphatase, producing the protein MKHAEEVTFGGSALDRAAEIRGDIPALAAAMQDPRARVIVLWRGKPLIAGEDPLALLRLPVTHPILSEARAAPILLGREDGAAVFAHDLSAWAPETGEMPEAGFSDATEQVHPGCPEGRFAELRRVMTRLSARDAELAATAKAMMSWHASHGFCARCGAASEIHQAGWQRICPACGAHHFPRTDPVVIMLITRGNRALLGRSPGWPEGMYSCLAGFVEPGETMEAAVRREVMEEAGVPVGPVRYLASQPWAFPSSLMMGCHGEALAETITVDPMELEDARWFTREEVAEAYAGLNPALMPARRGAIAQFMLRNWLADRLD; encoded by the coding sequence ATGAAACATGCGGAAGAGGTGACGTTCGGCGGGTCTGCGCTGGACCGCGCGGCAGAGATCCGGGGCGATATCCCGGCGCTGGCCGCCGCCATGCAGGACCCCCGGGCGCGGGTGATCGTGTTGTGGCGGGGCAAGCCGCTGATCGCGGGCGAAGACCCGCTGGCCCTGCTGCGCCTGCCCGTGACCCATCCGATCCTGTCCGAGGCCCGCGCCGCGCCGATCCTGCTGGGCCGCGAGGACGGCGCGGCGGTCTTTGCGCATGACCTCTCTGCATGGGCGCCCGAGACCGGCGAGATGCCGGAGGCAGGCTTCAGCGACGCGACGGAGCAGGTCCACCCCGGCTGCCCGGAGGGCCGCTTTGCCGAGCTGCGGCGCGTGATGACGCGGCTCTCAGCCCGCGATGCGGAACTGGCGGCGACCGCCAAGGCGATGATGTCCTGGCACGCCAGCCACGGGTTCTGCGCGCGCTGCGGCGCCGCCTCCGAGATCCATCAGGCGGGCTGGCAGCGCATCTGTCCGGCCTGCGGGGCGCATCACTTCCCGCGCACCGACCCGGTGGTGATCATGCTGATCACGCGGGGCAACCGCGCGCTTCTGGGCCGCTCTCCGGGCTGGCCCGAGGGCATGTATTCCTGCCTCGCGGGCTTCGTCGAGCCGGGCGAGACCATGGAGGCCGCCGTGCGCCGCGAGGTCATGGAAGAGGCGGGTGTGCCGGTCGGCCCGGTGCGCTACCTGGCCAGCCAGCCATGGGCCTTCCCCTCCTCGCTGATGATGGGCTGCCATGGCGAGGCGCTGGCCGAGACCATCACCGTCGACCCGATGGAGCTGGAGGACGCGCGCTGGTTCACCCGAGAAGAGGTGGCCGAGGCCTACGCGGGCCTGAACCCGGCGCTGATGCCTGCCCGTCGGGGCGCCATCGCGCAGTTCATGCTGCGCAACTGGCTGGCGGACCGGCTGGACTGA
- a CDS encoding MarR family winged helix-turn-helix transcriptional regulator: MARVQAKLNAQANRLLKDCAGLTLTQWRLIALIGANGRNTAAQLSRYAAMDKGLISRNLKALGEENLVRIIRDTEDNRLQHLELTAEGRALFESTLPRMQARQKALRDRLDEEEVSAFLATLDKLEQAAEDPDLG; the protein is encoded by the coding sequence TTGGCAAGGGTACAGGCCAAGCTGAATGCACAGGCCAACCGCCTTTTGAAGGACTGCGCGGGACTGACGCTGACTCAGTGGCGGCTTATCGCCCTGATCGGCGCAAACGGCCGCAACACGGCGGCCCAGTTGTCACGCTACGCCGCGATGGACAAGGGGTTGATCAGCCGCAACCTCAAGGCGCTTGGCGAAGAGAACCTCGTGCGGATCATCCGCGACACCGAGGACAACCGCCTGCAGCATCTCGAACTGACCGCGGAGGGCCGCGCCCTGTTCGAAAGCACCCTGCCGCGGATGCAGGCGCGCCAGAAGGCACTGCGGGACCGGCTAGACGAGGAAGAGGTCAGCGCTTTCCTCGCAACCCTCGACAAGCTGGAGCAGGCCGCAGAGGATCCCGACCTCGGTTGA
- a CDS encoding SH3 domain-containing protein produces MRALAALAILATTIGLPDTGHAQDFVGFDRASFGRVVLNRTESAGIDDIEFELSVGDYNNEPIQTYSPTSIFRKMGLSVGRLDILTDNGVFPCTAFIVDEKHLLTNHHCVPGILENERAKATRIDSVMFVAGYIQQGVEEGTRRYTVIPTPVETSKDLDYSVLEVIGDPSADFGHLRLASAQHHDNDPYLVIGHPMGEAQRISREKCRANAPAISNQRLLHTCDTLPGNSGSPVIDAGLQMVVGLHHAGSKKDSVNFAIPMTAILEQSQVLKAALADAPVEGPDPDTAPDPADTADPVEPVDPIDTTDPVIEAAKLCDALYNEAKAFGQCFAYEAYLETCAEHSYAIFARSYVTAECSDLGEGPIDPPPDNDPVVDHTPLRPWCDASVLNTAERTICGDAYLAGLDEKLERAYGNQTGASTAAQQNAWRTGTRDACGSNTACLSRAMIDRIAYLETPPAPQPSQDYRIVRGNFELTNGECYIITASRPSVEEAIAFAKEWFPNRRGVRIFGSDNGYYGVVVGTTPRGSADARIASLVSGRQVPSDSYCSTGGRYISEVMRPGDSAPAPGGYTMYVDNNASGGLNVRRGPGTNYGDFTEIAPGTQVTVLRDQGDWSNIRMPNGQTGWVYRPLLTSAKPHVRQCAARVVNLQPYSNASRANGLGFVNIRADDSARSRILSEAYLGDQLKVLAQKGNWARVQCLSGQCNSPYRGTGGATGWASKKYLSIRCQ; encoded by the coding sequence ATGCGCGCGCTGGCGGCACTGGCAATTCTGGCAACCACGATCGGCCTGCCCGACACCGGGCACGCGCAGGATTTCGTGGGCTTCGACAGGGCGAGCTTTGGCCGGGTGGTTCTGAACCGCACGGAATCCGCCGGGATCGACGACATCGAGTTCGAGCTCTCGGTGGGCGACTACAACAACGAGCCGATCCAGACCTATTCGCCCACCAGCATCTTTCGCAAGATGGGCCTGTCGGTCGGACGGCTGGACATCCTCACCGACAACGGCGTCTTTCCCTGCACCGCCTTCATCGTCGACGAAAAGCACCTGCTGACCAACCACCACTGCGTGCCCGGTATCCTCGAGAACGAACGGGCCAAGGCCACGCGCATCGATTCGGTGATGTTCGTGGCGGGCTACATCCAGCAGGGCGTCGAGGAAGGCACCCGGCGCTACACCGTCATCCCTACCCCGGTCGAGACCTCGAAGGATCTGGATTACTCCGTGCTCGAGGTCATCGGCGACCCAAGCGCGGACTTCGGGCACCTGCGGCTGGCCTCTGCCCAGCACCACGACAACGACCCCTACCTTGTGATCGGCCACCCGATGGGCGAGGCGCAGCGGATCAGCCGCGAGAAGTGCCGCGCCAACGCGCCCGCGATCTCGAACCAGCGGCTGCTGCACACCTGCGACACGCTGCCGGGCAACTCCGGCTCTCCGGTGATCGACGCAGGGCTTCAGATGGTCGTCGGCCTGCATCACGCCGGGTCCAAGAAGGACTCGGTCAACTTCGCCATCCCGATGACCGCGATCCTCGAACAGTCGCAAGTGCTGAAGGCGGCGCTGGCGGACGCGCCCGTCGAGGGCCCCGATCCCGACACCGCGCCCGATCCGGCCGACACGGCCGACCCCGTGGAACCGGTCGATCCAATCGACACCACCGACCCGGTGATCGAGGCGGCCAAGCTGTGCGATGCGCTCTACAACGAGGCCAAGGCCTTCGGCCAATGCTTCGCCTACGAGGCCTATCTGGAAACCTGCGCCGAGCACTCCTACGCAATTTTTGCGCGTTCATACGTGACGGCGGAATGCTCGGACCTGGGCGAAGGTCCCATTGATCCGCCCCCGGACAACGATCCGGTCGTGGACCATACCCCCCTGCGCCCGTGGTGCGACGCCTCGGTGCTGAACACCGCCGAGCGCACGATCTGCGGCGACGCCTACCTTGCCGGTCTCGACGAAAAGCTGGAGCGCGCCTACGGCAATCAGACCGGCGCCAGCACCGCCGCGCAGCAGAACGCATGGCGCACCGGCACGCGGGATGCCTGCGGGTCGAACACCGCTTGCCTGAGCCGCGCCATGATCGACCGCATCGCCTATCTGGAGACGCCGCCCGCCCCGCAGCCCTCGCAGGATTACCGCATCGTCCGTGGCAATTTCGAGCTGACCAATGGCGAGTGCTACATCATCACCGCCTCGCGCCCCTCGGTCGAGGAAGCCATCGCCTTTGCGAAAGAGTGGTTCCCGAACCGTCGCGGCGTGCGCATCTTCGGCTCTGACAACGGCTATTACGGCGTGGTCGTCGGCACGACGCCGCGCGGCTCTGCCGATGCGCGCATCGCCAGCCTCGTCAGCGGGCGGCAGGTGCCCTCGGACAGCTATTGCTCCACCGGCGGGCGCTACATTTCAGAGGTGATGCGCCCGGGCGACAGCGCGCCCGCGCCGGGCGGCTACACGATGTATGTGGACAACAACGCCTCGGGCGGGCTGAACGTGCGGCGCGGGCCGGGCACCAACTATGGCGACTTCACCGAAATCGCGCCGGGCACGCAGGTCACCGTCCTGCGCGATCAGGGCGACTGGTCGAACATCCGCATGCCGAATGGCCAGACCGGGTGGGTCTATCGCCCGCTGCTGACCAGCGCGAAGCCCCATGTCCGGCAGTGCGCGGCCCGGGTGGTGAACCTTCAGCCCTATTCAAACGCCTCGCGCGCCAACGGGCTGGGCTTTGTGAACATCCGCGCCGACGACAGCGCCCGGTCCCGGATCCTGTCCGAGGCCTACCTTGGCGACCAGCTGAAGGTGCTGGCGCAAAAGGGCAACTGGGCGCGGGTCCAGTGCCTGTCGGGCCAATGCAACTCTCCCTACCGGGGCACCGGCGGTGCCACGGGATGGGCCTCCAAGAAGTACCTGTCAATCAGGTGCCAGTAA
- a CDS encoding OmpA family protein, translated as MQLTKPLAVALCLGLPHAGLAQGEIFIPGADDAPEVQRAPQPANRLAGCLLNPNAGTCGGVTVDPDGLALESAVPGASDVQFETLVLDLDTKKVTIAKTPPPAPPQYDDPQPARHGTVSYPSVTVTIEFDYNSDRVRHDQRGKIDQLVAALSDPALAGTSYAVIGHTDAAGSDGYNCDLSVRRASSVTRMLQTSYVDLPLYPVGFGEHVLKNEYDPRAPENRRVTFLRLPDMPGAVQQTVSAVCP; from the coding sequence ATGCAACTGACCAAACCCCTTGCCGTCGCTCTCTGCCTCGGCCTGCCCCATGCAGGCCTTGCGCAGGGCGAGATCTTCATCCCCGGGGCCGACGACGCCCCCGAGGTGCAGCGTGCACCGCAGCCCGCCAACCGGCTGGCCGGCTGTCTGCTGAACCCCAACGCGGGCACCTGCGGCGGCGTCACTGTCGACCCGGACGGGCTGGCGCTGGAAAGCGCGGTGCCGGGGGCCTCCGACGTCCAGTTCGAAACGCTGGTACTGGATCTCGACACGAAGAAGGTGACCATCGCCAAGACGCCGCCCCCCGCGCCGCCGCAATACGACGACCCGCAGCCGGCCCGACATGGCACGGTATCCTATCCCTCGGTAACGGTGACGATCGAGTTCGACTACAACAGCGACCGGGTGCGCCACGACCAGCGCGGCAAAATCGATCAACTGGTGGCGGCGCTGAGCGATCCGGCGCTGGCGGGCACCTCCTACGCGGTGATCGGGCATACGGATGCCGCCGGCTCGGATGGCTACAACTGCGACCTCTCGGTGCGGCGCGCCTCTTCGGTGACGCGGATGCTGCAGACCAGCTACGTCGACCTGCCGCTCTATCCGGTGGGCTTCGGCGAGCATGTGCTCAAGAACGAATACGACCCCCGCGCGCCGGAAAACCGCCGCGTGACCTTTCTGCGCCTTCCCGACATGCCGGGCGCGGTGCAGCAGACCGTCAGCGCCGTCTGCCCCTGA
- a CDS encoding DUF4384 domain-containing protein encodes MTPSDLIKVSALAVAAALAGPAMAQDEAAEGMPLPADATAEESAAYAVLDKYCAECHQEGQLEDGLTTPKSGFGHVLDMRRLANDPKFVVAGDSAKSKLYNVIAGGAPAMPDNCWDPSCTPSPEELAALETWIVKLGETAPEPREFIPLSELYAMAHTDLQQQPTNRRDRIRYFSMRELWNDSEVTDANYEAYLAATVKLMNALSFNPNVYKYEKVDEHGVLLRVFLPDLEWTHDRWSLLEAEYPYAMESDTDPYLGPLQHLSGTKVPVIRADWFTATASVSPLYYDMLGLADTVQGLERQLGLDMNRNILNEQVVRAGFQDSGVSTHNRLIERHALGTGFFWTSYDFAGSKGRQSFFEYPLGPTSAYGDELAFHHDGGESIFTLPNGFHAYYLNTADGARLNVGPTAIVRDTDYPDGTGEVVNGISCISCHIKGMRFNDDSVREVAMNNLSLSPSARQTIDAIYPGKDVVNDFFEKDMNAFFETLTLAGIDPDTKAAGLEPVRGLFVYHVDYFIDFEQAANELGLTEEDLRGRMAFAGHENASLLTRLDVSPIARDEWNAAYPVLLEKLTDYRPLKTDYRVTTALPHSVKQVVKGTAHEPPADVYDTPAPAKTHAAPTTHADLARTPAKNDYVPTQHSVPAQSHLTVYTDKPAYKVGEGMQIFVEPRHDCRLTLISIDDDHDSCVLYPFPGLDDVVIRGGTQYVFPPKGSLRTSEPGLETILAICNGGQKAIDTVTRDTTQVSCAADHKPISRDHYETVVNETLVLDLNGGAPDKKTTLSGADYRAVSDHNPDVTKAQISVVVHNEQY; translated from the coding sequence ATGACCCCAAGTGATCTGATCAAGGTGAGCGCCCTGGCCGTTGCGGCCGCGCTGGCAGGGCCCGCCATGGCCCAGGACGAAGCAGCCGAGGGCATGCCCCTGCCCGCCGACGCCACCGCCGAGGAAAGCGCCGCCTACGCGGTCCTCGACAAGTATTGCGCCGAGTGCCACCAGGAAGGCCAGTTGGAAGACGGGCTGACCACGCCCAAGTCAGGCTTCGGCCACGTTCTGGACATGCGCCGCCTGGCCAACGACCCGAAGTTCGTGGTCGCAGGCGACAGCGCGAAATCAAAGCTCTACAACGTGATCGCGGGCGGTGCGCCGGCCATGCCCGACAACTGCTGGGACCCCTCCTGCACCCCCTCCCCCGAGGAACTGGCGGCACTGGAAACATGGATCGTCAAGCTGGGCGAGACCGCGCCCGAGCCGCGCGAGTTCATCCCGCTGTCCGAGCTTTACGCCATGGCCCATACGGACCTGCAACAGCAGCCCACGAACCGCCGCGACCGCATCCGCTACTTCTCGATGCGGGAACTGTGGAACGACAGCGAGGTCACCGACGCCAACTACGAGGCCTACCTCGCCGCGACGGTCAAGCTGATGAACGCGCTCAGCTTCAACCCCAATGTCTACAAGTACGAAAAGGTCGACGAGCACGGTGTGCTGCTGCGCGTCTTCCTGCCCGATCTGGAATGGACGCACGACCGCTGGAGCCTGCTGGAGGCCGAGTATCCCTACGCCATGGAAAGCGACACCGACCCCTACCTCGGGCCGCTTCAGCACCTGTCGGGCACCAAGGTCCCGGTCATCCGGGCCGACTGGTTCACCGCCACCGCCTCTGTCTCGCCGCTTTACTACGACATGCTGGGGCTGGCGGATACGGTGCAGGGGCTGGAACGCCAGCTTGGCCTCGACATGAACCGCAACATCCTGAACGAACAGGTGGTGCGCGCCGGGTTCCAGGACTCGGGTGTCTCGACCCACAACCGCCTGATCGAGCGGCACGCGCTGGGGACCGGGTTCTTCTGGACCTCCTACGACTTCGCCGGATCGAAGGGTCGGCAGAGCTTCTTCGAATACCCGCTGGGTCCGACCTCGGCCTATGGCGACGAGCTTGCCTTCCACCATGACGGCGGCGAGTCGATCTTCACCCTGCCGAACGGCTTCCACGCCTATTACCTGAACACCGCCGACGGCGCGCGGCTGAACGTCGGCCCCACCGCCATCGTGCGCGACACCGACTATCCCGACGGCACCGGCGAGGTGGTCAACGGGATCTCCTGCATCTCGTGCCACATCAAGGGCATGCGCTTCAACGACGACTCGGTGCGCGAGGTCGCGATGAACAATCTGTCGCTGTCGCCCTCGGCGCGGCAGACCATCGACGCGATCTACCCGGGCAAGGATGTGGTAAACGACTTCTTCGAGAAGGACATGAACGCCTTCTTCGAAACGCTCACCCTTGCGGGCATCGACCCCGACACCAAGGCCGCCGGGCTGGAACCGGTGCGCGGGCTCTTCGTCTACCACGTCGATTACTTCATCGACTTCGAGCAGGCCGCCAACGAACTGGGCCTGACCGAAGAGGACCTGCGCGGGCGCATGGCCTTCGCGGGCCACGAGAACGCCAGCCTGCTGACCCGGCTGGACGTCTCGCCCATCGCGCGGGACGAATGGAACGCGGCCTACCCGGTGCTGCTGGAGAAGCTGACCGACTACCGGCCGCTGAAGACCGATTACAGGGTGACGACGGCGCTGCCGCATTCGGTCAAGCAGGTCGTGAAGGGCACCGCCCACGAACCGCCGGCGGATGTCTACGACACCCCCGCCCCGGCCAAGACCCACGCCGCGCCCACCACCCACGCCGATCTGGCCAGGACCCCGGCCAAGAACGACTACGTGCCCACGCAGCACTCGGTCCCGGCGCAAAGCCACCTGACGGTCTATACCGACAAGCCGGCCTATAAGGTGGGTGAAGGCATGCAGATCTTCGTCGAACCGCGCCACGATTGCCGCCTGACGCTGATCTCGATCGACGACGACCACGACAGCTGCGTGCTCTATCCCTTCCCGGGACTGGACGACGTGGTGATCAGGGGCGGCACGCAATATGTCTTCCCGCCGAAGGGGTCTCTGCGCACCTCCGAGCCGGGGCTGGAAACGATCCTCGCGATCTGCAACGGCGGCCAGAAGGCCATCGACACCGTGACCCGCGACACCACGCAGGTCTCCTGCGCGGCGGATCACAAACCGATCTCCAGGGACCACTACGAGACGGTGGTGAACGAGACGCTGGTGCTGGACCTGAACGGTGGCGCGCCGGACAAGAAGACCACCCTCTCGGGCGCCGATTACCGCGCCGTCAGCGACCACAATCCCGACGTGACGAAGGCCCAGATCTCGGTCGTCGTCCACAACGAACAGTATTGA
- a CDS encoding SRPBCC family protein, with product MQLTATEDIEAPLDRVFAELADFETLERQAMRRGIEVRRTGDHTVPAPGMGWHVTFQFRGKTRTAEIVLTEYAPSERIAFHTTSGGLEIDTGIDVIALARARTRINMAAELKPKTLSARLLVQSLKLAKGGIDKRFRHRIAGLATDLEARLQRSA from the coding sequence ATGCAACTGACCGCAACCGAAGACATTGAGGCCCCGCTCGACCGCGTGTTCGCCGAGCTCGCCGATTTCGAGACGCTGGAACGGCAGGCGATGCGGCGCGGCATCGAGGTGCGGCGCACCGGCGACCATACCGTCCCCGCGCCCGGCATGGGCTGGCACGTGACCTTCCAGTTCCGGGGCAAGACGCGCACCGCAGAGATCGTGCTGACCGAATACGCCCCGTCCGAGCGGATCGCCTTCCACACCACCTCGGGCGGATTGGAGATCGACACGGGGATCGACGTGATCGCGCTGGCGCGGGCGCGCACCCGGATCAACATGGCCGCAGAGCTGAAGCCAAAGACCCTGTCGGCGCGGCTGCTGGTGCAATCGCTGAAGCTGGCCAAGGGTGGCATCGACAAACGCTTTCGTCATCGGATCGCGGGGCTTGCCACGGATCTCGAGGCGCGGTTGCAGCGCAGCGCGTGA